In Sphingomonas psychrotolerans, the following proteins share a genomic window:
- a CDS encoding 1-deoxy-D-xylulose-5-phosphate reductoisomerase has protein sequence MIKRVTILGATGSVGSSTLDLIERAPERFEVIALTANRDVDKLAAAAIRTRAKLAVVADPSCLDALRDALAGSGVEARAGAEAVCDAARAGADWTMAAIVGTAGLKPVMAALEAGGTVALANKEALVSAGDVMTAAACAHATTLLPVDSEHNAVFQCLDRTAPRGVRKIILTASGGPFRTTPFEAMRAITPTQAVAHPNWSMGAKISVDSATMMNKGLELIEAFHLFPVRADQLDILVHAQSVVHSMVEYVDGSVLAQLGTPDMRTPISYALAWPERMATPCEPLDLARIGRLDFEATDSVRFPALTLARDALAAGGARPAILNAANEVAVAAFLAGRVGFLEIAAIVADTLARYDPAAPDSLDAVLAIDAEARAYAGERVKDCVL, from the coding sequence ATGATCAAACGCGTCACCATCCTCGGCGCCACCGGTTCGGTGGGCAGTTCGACGCTCGACCTCATCGAGCGTGCGCCCGAGCGGTTCGAAGTGATCGCGCTGACCGCCAACCGCGATGTGGACAAGCTCGCCGCGGCGGCGATCCGGACGCGCGCGAAGCTGGCGGTGGTCGCGGACCCAAGCTGCCTCGACGCGCTCCGAGACGCCTTGGCGGGGAGCGGCGTGGAGGCGCGGGCAGGGGCGGAAGCGGTCTGTGACGCGGCCCGCGCCGGCGCCGACTGGACGATGGCCGCGATCGTCGGCACCGCCGGGCTCAAGCCGGTAATGGCGGCGCTCGAGGCGGGCGGCACCGTCGCACTCGCCAACAAGGAGGCACTGGTTTCGGCCGGCGACGTCATGACGGCGGCGGCGTGCGCGCATGCCACGACGCTGCTGCCAGTCGATTCGGAGCATAATGCGGTCTTCCAGTGCCTCGATCGCACTGCGCCGCGCGGCGTGCGGAAAATCATCCTGACCGCCAGCGGGGGGCCGTTTCGCACGACGCCGTTCGAAGCGATGCGTGCGATCACGCCGACGCAGGCCGTGGCGCACCCCAATTGGTCGATGGGCGCCAAGATCTCGGTCGATTCGGCGACGATGATGAACAAGGGTCTCGAGCTGATCGAGGCCTTCCATCTGTTCCCGGTGCGCGCCGACCAGCTCGACATCCTCGTCCACGCCCAGTCGGTAGTCCATTCGATGGTCGAATATGTCGACGGTTCGGTGCTCGCCCAGCTCGGCACGCCGGATATGCGCACGCCGATTTCCTATGCGCTGGCCTGGCCCGAGCGGATGGCGACGCCTTGCGAGCCGCTCGACCTCGCCCGAATTGGGCGGCTCGACTTCGAGGCGACGGACTCCGTGCGCTTCCCGGCGCTGACGCTGGCGCGCGATGCGCTGGCGGCGGGCGGTGCGCGCCCGGCGATCCTCAACGCCGCCAACGAGGTCGCCGTTGCCGCATTCCTCGCCGGGCGCGTTGGATTTCTTGAAATTGCCGCAATCGTTGCCGATACGCTGGCGCGCTACGACCCGGCCGCCCCGGACTCGCTGGATGCCGTGTTGGCAATCGACGCCGAGGCGAGGGCGTATGCGGGCGAGCGTGTGAAGGACTGCGTTCTTTGA
- a CDS encoding phosphatidate cytidylyltransferase, with amino-acid sequence MTKGKSDLGTRAIVAIALIGLAAIALWVGGLGFWLIVAAAALLMMAEWADLSGVSLREKRLAQYALTVPLAIMAPGLAAGPGFLALGLVAGAAFFVAAVTRKGQLAAGVAYSGLPVLALLALREDPSHGLLYTFWAMALVWACDTGAYFAGRAIGGPRLAPQISPNKTWAGFVGGVALAGVFALLLVFGFGLPVVLALATPILAALAQIGDLFESHLKRCAGVKDSGNLLPGHGGLLDRLDGLVAVAPFAALLVLVAT; translated from the coding sequence GTGACCAAAGGTAAATCGGATCTGGGGACGCGGGCGATCGTCGCCATCGCGCTGATCGGGCTCGCCGCGATCGCGCTCTGGGTCGGCGGGCTCGGTTTCTGGCTGATCGTCGCGGCCGCGGCGCTGCTGATGATGGCCGAATGGGCGGACCTTTCGGGCGTCAGTCTGCGCGAGAAGCGACTGGCCCAATATGCGTTGACCGTGCCGCTGGCGATCATGGCGCCGGGATTGGCCGCGGGGCCTGGTTTCCTCGCGCTCGGACTGGTGGCCGGCGCGGCCTTCTTCGTCGCAGCAGTGACGCGCAAGGGCCAGCTGGCGGCGGGCGTGGCCTATTCCGGCCTGCCGGTGCTCGCCTTGCTCGCGCTGCGCGAGGACCCTTCGCATGGCCTGCTATACACTTTCTGGGCGATGGCCTTGGTCTGGGCATGCGACACCGGGGCGTATTTTGCCGGGCGCGCGATCGGTGGGCCCAGGCTCGCCCCGCAGATCAGCCCGAACAAGACCTGGGCGGGCTTCGTCGGTGGCGTTGCCCTGGCGGGGGTCTTCGCCTTGTTGCTGGTTTTCGGTTTCGGCCTTCCCGTGGTGCTGGCGCTCGCCACACCGATCCTCGCCGCGCTGGCGCAGATCGGCGACTTGTTCGAGAGCCATCTCAAACGCTGCGCCGGCGTGAAGGATTCGGGTAATCTGCTTCCCGGCCATGGCGGCCTCCTCGATCGGCTCGACGGACTCGTCGCCGTGGCGCCTTTCGCGGCACTGCTGGTTCTGGTGGCGACATGA
- a CDS encoding isoprenyl transferase yields the protein MAARPAPDLPSGTPPRHVAIIMDGNGRWAKKRFLPRIAGHKQGVEAVRRVARAARKLGIEVLTLYAFSSENWRRPEEEVRDLMGLLRHFLASELDELVSEGVRLRVIGDWRGLAPDLVAMIDAAIARTVANPGPTLVIALNYGAQAEILAAARRLAEQACDGTLDPSAIDEARFEAELATADLPPLDLLIRTSGEHRLSNFLLWQAAYAELLFVDTLWPDFDEKALADALDRFGQRQRRFGGL from the coding sequence GTGGCCGCTAGACCCGCCCCCGATCTTCCTTCGGGCACGCCCCCGCGCCACGTCGCCATCATCATGGACGGCAACGGGCGCTGGGCGAAGAAGCGCTTCCTGCCGCGCATCGCGGGGCACAAACAGGGCGTCGAGGCGGTGCGCCGCGTCGCGCGCGCCGCGCGAAAGCTCGGTATCGAAGTGCTCACGCTCTACGCCTTCTCCTCCGAGAACTGGCGTCGCCCCGAGGAAGAGGTCCGCGACCTGATGGGGCTGCTGCGCCATTTCCTCGCGAGCGAACTCGACGAACTCGTCTCGGAGGGCGTGCGATTGCGAGTGATCGGCGATTGGCGCGGGCTCGCGCCCGATCTCGTCGCGATGATCGACGCGGCGATTGCGCGGACCGTGGCCAATCCCGGCCCGACCTTGGTCATCGCGCTCAATTATGGCGCGCAGGCCGAAATCCTCGCCGCGGCTCGCCGTCTTGCCGAACAGGCATGCGACGGCACGCTCGACCCCTCCGCGATCGACGAAGCGCGCTTCGAGGCCGAACTCGCAACTGCGGATCTCCCACCGCTCGACTTGCTGATCCGCACCTCGGGCGAGCACCGGCTGTCGAACTTCCTGCTGTGGCAGGCGGCCTATGCCGAGTTGCTCTTCGTCGACACGCTCTGGCCTGATTTCGACGAGAAGGCGCTGGCCGATGCGCTCGATCGCTTCGGGCAGCGTCAGCGGCGTTTCGGAGGCTTGTGA
- the frr gene encoding ribosome recycling factor, whose translation MAAYDKTDIERRMAGAVEALKHDLQGLRTGRASTTLLDPVTVDVYGAQMPINQLASVSAPEPRLLSVQVWDKMNVGPVDKAIRSAGLGLNPIVDGQTLRLPIPDLTEERRKELAKLASQYAEKARIAVRNVRRDGNDSLKTDEKKGLFGEDERKRHETEVQKLTDSTIADIDAVTAAKEKEILGK comes from the coding sequence ATGGCCGCTTACGACAAGACAGATATCGAGCGCCGCATGGCCGGCGCGGTCGAGGCGCTCAAACACGATCTCCAGGGCCTGCGCACCGGTCGTGCCTCGACCACCCTGCTGGATCCGGTGACGGTCGACGTCTATGGCGCGCAGATGCCGATCAACCAGTTGGCGAGCGTCTCGGCACCCGAGCCGCGCCTGCTCTCGGTGCAGGTGTGGGACAAGATGAATGTCGGCCCGGTCGACAAGGCGATCCGCTCGGCGGGGCTCGGTCTCAATCCGATCGTCGACGGGCAGACGCTGCGTCTGCCGATCCCCGATCTGACGGAAGAGCGGCGGAAAGAACTCGCCAAGCTCGCCAGCCAATATGCCGAGAAGGCACGCATCGCAGTGCGTAATGTCCGCCGCGATGGCAATGACAGCCTCAAGACCGACGAGAAGAAGGGCCTTTTCGGCGAGGACGAGCGCAAGCGCCACGAGACCGAGGTCCAGAAGCTGACCGACAGCACGATCGCCGACATCGATGCGGTGACGGCGGCAAAGGAAAAGGAAATTCTGGGCAAGTGA
- the pyrH gene encoding UMP kinase, with protein MTAPRFNRILLKLSGEVLMGQGQFGIDPATCERVALEVKEAIETGLQVCMVVGGGNIFRGLAGAAQGFDRASADYMGMLATVMNALAMQNAMEKIGVQTRVQSAIPMASVCEPYIRRRAERHMEKGRVVIFAAGTGLPFFTTDTTAALRAAEMNCDALFKGTSVDGIYDADPKKVPTAKRYDSLSYDRVLADNLKVMDASAVALCRDNNIPIVVFNIRDEGNLSAVLCGEGASTIVQNETASA; from the coding sequence ATGACCGCTCCCCGCTTCAATCGTATCCTTCTCAAGCTTTCGGGCGAGGTCCTGATGGGTCAGGGCCAGTTCGGCATTGATCCCGCCACTTGCGAGCGCGTTGCGCTGGAAGTGAAGGAAGCGATCGAGACCGGTTTGCAGGTCTGCATGGTCGTCGGCGGCGGCAACATCTTCCGCGGGCTGGCCGGTGCGGCGCAGGGCTTCGACCGCGCCAGCGCCGATTATATGGGCATGCTCGCGACGGTGATGAACGCGCTGGCGATGCAGAACGCGATGGAGAAGATCGGCGTCCAGACCCGTGTTCAATCGGCAATCCCAATGGCCAGCGTGTGCGAGCCCTATATCCGCCGCCGCGCCGAGCGACACATGGAGAAGGGCCGCGTGGTGATCTTCGCCGCGGGTACCGGGCTCCCGTTCTTCACTACCGACACCACTGCCGCGCTGCGCGCCGCCGAGATGAACTGCGACGCGCTGTTCAAGGGCACTTCGGTCGACGGTATCTACGACGCCGATCCCAAGAAAGTGCCGACCGCAAAGCGTTACGATTCGCTCAGCTATGACCGCGTCCTCGCAGACAATCTGAAGGTGATGGACGCGTCCGCGGTCGCTCTCTGCCGCGACAACAATATCCCGATCGTGGTGTTCAACATCCGAGACGAAGGTAATCTCTCCGCCGTTCTGTGTGGCGAGGGCGCCTCGACAATCGTCCAGAACGAAACCGCATCCGCATAA
- the tsf gene encoding translation elongation factor Ts yields MAEITATAVKELREKSGAGMMDCKKALTETNGDLEAASDWLRSKGLAAAAKKSSRTAAEGLVGVAVAGTKGVAVEVNSQTDFVAKNEIFQSFVREVTAVALEKGDDIDTLKASPLPAGGTVEEVLTNNISTIGENQVLRRAKKVEVSKGAVIPYVHNAAAPGLGKIGVLVALESDAGVDVLEPLGKQLAMHIAAAFPLALNVEGLDPEVVEREAAILREKNAEKIVGKSPEVAEKILNGPIEKFKKENALLTQAFVMDGKTPVQDVIAKAAKDAGATIALTDYVRFQLGEGIEKEESDFAAEVAATAGLTK; encoded by the coding sequence ATGGCCGAGATCACTGCAACAGCTGTGAAGGAGCTCCGCGAAAAGAGCGGCGCCGGCATGATGGATTGCAAGAAGGCGCTGACTGAGACCAATGGCGACCTCGAAGCCGCGAGCGACTGGCTGCGCTCGAAGGGCCTGGCCGCCGCCGCCAAGAAGTCGAGCCGCACCGCCGCTGAAGGCCTGGTCGGAGTCGCCGTCGCTGGCACCAAGGGCGTCGCGGTCGAAGTCAATTCGCAGACCGATTTCGTCGCCAAGAACGAGATCTTCCAGAGCTTCGTCCGCGAAGTGACGGCAGTCGCGCTCGAAAAGGGTGACGACATCGACACGCTCAAGGCCTCGCCGCTCCCCGCTGGTGGCACGGTCGAGGAAGTGCTGACCAACAACATCTCGACGATCGGCGAGAACCAGGTTCTCCGCCGCGCGAAGAAAGTCGAAGTGTCGAAGGGCGCGGTGATTCCGTACGTTCACAATGCGGCCGCTCCCGGCCTCGGCAAGATCGGCGTGCTCGTCGCGCTCGAATCGGATGCCGGCGTCGACGTGCTGGAACCGCTCGGCAAGCAGCTGGCGATGCACATTGCTGCTGCTTTCCCGCTGGCGCTTAATGTCGAGGGCCTCGATCCCGAGGTGGTCGAGCGCGAAGCGGCGATCCTGCGCGAGAAGAATGCCGAGAAGATCGTCGGCAAGTCGCCCGAGGTGGCCGAGAAGATCCTCAACGGCCCGATCGAGAAGTTCAAGAAGGAGAACGCGCTGCTGACCCAGGCGTTCGTCATGGACGGCAAGACGCCCGTTCAGGACGTGATCGCCAAGGCGGCGAAGGATGCCGGTGCCACGATCGCGCTCACCGACTATGTCCGCTTCCAGCTGGGCGAGGGCATCGAGAAGGAAGAGAGCGACTTCGCGGCCGAGGTTGCGGCCACCGCCGGCCTCACCAAGTAA
- the rpsB gene encoding 30S ribosomal protein S2, producing the protein MAAPVVSMQQLLESGAHFGHQTHRWNPKMKPYIFGDRNGVHIIDLSQTVPLFARALEFVNSTVAAGGKVLFVGTKRQAQEPIAEAARRANQHFVNHRWLGGMLTNWKTISNSIKRLKTLEEQLSGDTHGLTKKEVLQLTREKDKLELSLGGIRDMGGVPDIMFVIDANKEELAIKEANTLGIPVVAILDSNVSPDGIAFPVPANDDASRAIRLYCEAVAIAATRGGQEQQRNQGFDFGAAERPPVEEALVTPAPVAEEVPAADAPVVTAEEFEAPAAAVEPEAPAAAVEPEAPAAVTEPGQAEEGERQIDA; encoded by the coding sequence ATGGCGGCACCAGTCGTCTCCATGCAGCAATTGCTCGAATCGGGCGCGCACTTCGGTCACCAGACCCATCGCTGGAACCCGAAGATGAAGCCCTACATCTTCGGCGATCGCAACGGCGTCCACATCATCGACCTTTCGCAGACCGTGCCGCTCTTCGCGCGCGCTCTCGAGTTCGTGAACTCCACCGTCGCTGCCGGCGGCAAGGTGCTGTTCGTCGGTACCAAGCGCCAGGCGCAGGAGCCGATCGCCGAGGCCGCGCGCCGCGCCAATCAGCATTTCGTCAACCATCGCTGGCTGGGCGGCATGCTCACCAACTGGAAGACCATCTCCAACTCGATCAAGCGTCTCAAGACGCTCGAGGAGCAGCTTTCGGGCGACACGCACGGCCTCACCAAGAAGGAAGTGCTCCAGCTCACCCGCGAGAAGGACAAGCTCGAACTCTCGCTCGGCGGCATCCGTGACATGGGCGGCGTTCCCGACATCATGTTCGTGATCGACGCGAACAAGGAAGAGCTGGCGATCAAGGAAGCCAACACGCTCGGCATCCCCGTCGTCGCGATCCTCGATTCGAACGTCAGCCCGGACGGCATCGCCTTCCCGGTTCCGGCGAACGACGATGCGAGCCGCGCGATCCGCCTCTACTGCGAAGCCGTGGCGATCGCCGCGACCCGCGGTGGCCAGGAGCAGCAGCGCAACCAGGGCTTCGACTTCGGCGCCGCCGAGCGGCCCCCGGTCGAGGAAGCGCTCGTCACCCCGGCACCCGTCGCTGAAGAGGTGCCTGCCGCCGACGCGCCGGTCGTCACCGCCGAGGAGTTCGAGGCTCCCGCCGCTGCCGTGGAACCCGAGGCTCCTGCCGCTGCTGTGGAGCCTGAGGCTCCCGCCGCGGTGACCGAGCCTGGTCAGGCTGAAGAGGGCGAGCGTCAAATCGACGCCTGA
- the pssA gene encoding CDP-diacylglycerol--serine O-phosphatidyltransferase: MKPPRAGRRAIPGLRREGGIPLRAVLPNTVTALALCSGLTAIRFAILGNWEVAVLMVLAAAVFDGLDGKIARLVRAESRFGAELDSLSDAISFGVAPALILYLWSLNGLGRFGWMIALLLALFCALRLARFNANIDQEHQPHKSAGFLTGVPAPAGALLALMPLFLWNWTNELLRPPVNDSTPILLVETIQHLLRTPAVIAPWTAFIALLMISSVATFTPTVRLKQRMRFEAIAVLVVLVAALVSAPWPTLAVLAIAYLVTIPFSVRSYRRIRQQRAAVPMPATAPERLES, encoded by the coding sequence ATGAAGCCGCCCCGCGCGGGCAGGCGGGCGATCCCGGGGCTGCGTCGCGAGGGCGGGATTCCGCTGCGCGCGGTGCTGCCCAACACGGTTACCGCGCTCGCGCTCTGCTCCGGCCTGACGGCGATTCGCTTCGCGATCCTCGGCAATTGGGAAGTCGCGGTGCTGATGGTGCTCGCAGCCGCAGTGTTCGATGGGCTCGATGGCAAGATCGCCCGGCTGGTGCGCGCCGAGAGCCGCTTTGGAGCCGAGCTCGACAGCCTTTCCGACGCAATCTCGTTCGGAGTCGCGCCCGCGCTGATTCTTTATCTCTGGTCGCTGAACGGGCTCGGCCGGTTCGGCTGGATGATCGCGCTGCTGCTGGCGCTGTTCTGTGCGCTGCGTCTTGCGCGCTTCAACGCCAATATCGATCAGGAGCATCAGCCGCACAAATCGGCGGGTTTCCTCACCGGCGTTCCCGCGCCGGCGGGCGCATTGCTGGCGCTAATGCCGCTTTTTCTGTGGAACTGGACCAACGAACTGCTTCGCCCGCCGGTGAACGATTCCACTCCGATCCTGCTGGTCGAGACCATTCAACACCTGCTGCGCACTCCGGCGGTGATCGCGCCGTGGACGGCCTTCATCGCGCTGCTGATGATTTCGAGCGTCGCGACTTTCACGCCGACGGTGCGACTCAAGCAACGCATGCGTTTCGAGGCGATCGCGGTGTTGGTGGTGCTCGTCGCGGCGCTGGTATCGGCGCCGTGGCCGACGCTCGCCGTGCTGGCGATCGCCTATCTGGTGACGATCCCGTTCAGCGTGCGTAGCTATCGCCGGATCAGGCAGCAGCGCGCAGCGGTGCCCATGCCGGCAACCGCGCCGGAACGGCTCGAATCGTAA
- a CDS encoding phosphatidylserine decarboxylase gives MASLDKPSVGTSTVKWRFPDIHPEGRKYVLIAGAIALVSLFVWDFITWPLVFLTLGVAAFFRDPVRVTPQGEGLIVSPADGLITMIERVDLPPELAGPQALGEGSMLRVSVFMSVFDVHINRTPITGTIRHVIYIAGKFMNADFDKASEENERQHIIVEDKNGQRIGFTQIAGLVARRIVSFVKAGDMVVGGQRVGLIRFGSRVDVFIPEAYGVEVALGQRAIAGETILARKGAPRAAGIAQ, from the coding sequence ATGGCATCGCTTGACAAGCCCTCCGTCGGTACCTCGACTGTGAAGTGGCGTTTCCCCGACATTCACCCCGAAGGCCGCAAATATGTGCTGATCGCCGGCGCGATCGCGCTGGTCAGTCTATTCGTGTGGGATTTCATCACCTGGCCGCTCGTGTTTCTCACACTCGGCGTCGCGGCGTTCTTCCGTGATCCGGTACGCGTGACGCCGCAGGGCGAAGGGCTGATCGTCTCGCCGGCCGACGGGCTGATCACGATGATCGAGCGGGTGGATCTGCCCCCCGAACTCGCCGGGCCGCAGGCGCTGGGCGAGGGCAGCATGCTGCGCGTCTCGGTGTTCATGAGCGTGTTCGACGTACACATCAATCGCACGCCGATCACCGGCACGATCCGCCACGTCATCTATATCGCCGGCAAGTTCATGAATGCCGACTTCGACAAAGCGAGCGAAGAGAATGAGCGCCAGCACATCATCGTCGAGGACAAGAACGGCCAGCGGATCGGCTTCACCCAGATCGCCGGGCTGGTCGCGCGGCGAATCGTCAGCTTCGTCAAGGCGGGCGATATGGTCGTCGGCGGGCAGCGCGTCGGACTGATTCGCTTCGGCAGCCGCGTCGACGTGTTTATCCCGGAGGCTTACGGCGTCGAAGTCGCGCTCGGTCAGCGCGCAATCGCCGGCGAGACGATCCTCGCGCGCAAGGGAGCGCCGCGCGCGGCCGGCATCGCCCAATGA
- a CDS encoding NADP-dependent isocitrate dehydrogenase — protein MAKIKVATPVVEIDGDEMTRIIWQWIRERLILPYLDIDLKYYDLGVEKRDETNDQITIDSANAIRQYGVGVKCATITPDEQRVEEFGLKEMWKSPNGTIRNILGGVIFREPIVISNVPRLIPGWTRPIVVGRHAFGDQYKATDFKVPGKGKLTMKWEGENGETIEKEVFNFPDAGVAMGMYNLDESITDFARASMNYSLGRGWPLYLSTKNTILKAYDGRFKDIFQAVFDAEFKDQFKEAGIVYEHRLIDDMVASALKWHGEFVWACKNYDGDVQSDQVAQGFGSLGLMTSVLMSPDGKTIEAEAAHGTVTRHYRQHQQGKATSTNPIASIFAWTGGLKYRGKFDDTPDVTRFAETLEQVCIKTVESGAMTKDLALLIGPDQAWMTTEQFFETVRVNLENEMGSWQ, from the coding sequence ATGGCGAAGATCAAGGTTGCAACGCCGGTCGTGGAGATCGACGGCGACGAGATGACGCGGATCATCTGGCAGTGGATCCGCGAGCGCCTGATCCTCCCCTATCTCGACATCGACCTCAAATATTACGATCTCGGCGTCGAAAAGCGCGACGAGACCAACGATCAGATCACGATCGATTCGGCCAACGCGATTCGGCAGTACGGCGTCGGCGTGAAGTGCGCGACGATCACTCCGGACGAACAGCGCGTCGAAGAATTCGGCCTCAAGGAAATGTGGAAGTCGCCCAACGGCACGATCCGCAACATCCTCGGCGGCGTGATCTTCCGCGAGCCGATCGTGATCTCGAACGTGCCGCGGCTGATTCCCGGCTGGACTCGCCCGATCGTCGTCGGCCGCCACGCGTTCGGCGACCAATATAAAGCTACCGACTTCAAGGTGCCCGGCAAGGGCAAGCTCACGATGAAGTGGGAAGGCGAGAACGGCGAGACGATCGAGAAGGAAGTGTTCAACTTCCCCGACGCCGGCGTCGCGATGGGCATGTACAATCTCGACGAATCGATCACCGATTTCGCCCGCGCCAGCATGAACTATTCGCTCGGCCGCGGCTGGCCGCTCTACCTCTCGACCAAGAACACCATCCTCAAGGCCTATGACGGGCGCTTCAAGGATATCTTCCAGGCGGTGTTCGACGCCGAGTTCAAGGATCAGTTCAAGGAAGCGGGCATCGTCTACGAGCACCGCCTGATCGACGACATGGTCGCTTCGGCGCTCAAGTGGCATGGCGAGTTCGTCTGGGCGTGCAAGAATTATGACGGCGACGTCCAGTCGGACCAGGTCGCGCAGGGCTTCGGTTCTCTTGGCCTGATGACCTCGGTGCTGATGTCGCCCGACGGCAAGACGATCGAGGCCGAGGCGGCGCACGGCACCGTCACACGCCATTATCGCCAGCACCAGCAGGGCAAGGCAACTTCGACCAACCCGATCGCATCGATTTTCGCCTGGACCGGCGGCCTGAAGTATCGCGGCAAGTTCGACGACACGCCAGACGTCACGCGCTTCGCCGAAACTCTCGAGCAGGTCTGCATCAAGACCGTCGAGAGCGGCGCGATGACCAAGGACCTCGCATTGCTGATCGGGCCGGATCAGGCGTGGATGACCACCGAGCAGTTCTTCGAGACGGTTCGTGTCAATCTCGAGAATGAAATGGGCAGCTGGCAGTAA
- a CDS encoding cation:proton antiporter domain-containing protein — protein sequence MLSLNNTGFSDTLVILGAAGLVIPAFARFRISPVIGFILVGALVGPFGLGTLVGQNPWLYYFTISDTHSIEPFAEFGIILLLFSIGLELSFKRLWAMRKLVFGVGAAELVGAGLILAAALYLTGLSTGGAIGLGLALALSSTALVIPIAGTTSAVGRAAFAMLLFEDLALVPIIFGLGALAPSAGNAGVVGLLTTLGLGVLTVAALFLGGRLLLPRMFGQAARTKSPELFLAASLLVVIAASLATTAAGLSPIVGALIAGLLIAETEYHGEVEAITAPFKGLALGVFLITVGMRLDLGFVLANWAPLLGATVVVMVVKVAVTTGLLKLSGARTGTATETGVLMASPSETTLIVLGVAGAAGLISGTTAAFWTTVTAIGLTATPLLAKAGQLFSRLIEQQEKDEAPAQVDAAGPGTIVIGFGRVGRTVAEMLRRHNLPYLGVDADIDNVNAARKEGYTVLFGDVTRNELVDQLKLGHAKALVLTMDDPVLTVRLTKRVRGWVPELPIIARARDAAHAAELYKAGATDAVPETLESSLQLSEAVLVDVGIAVGPVIASIHEMRDEMRKSIKEASDLDRELRVRLRRTRQSEVGG from the coding sequence ATGCTCAGCCTTAACAATACCGGATTCAGCGACACACTGGTGATCCTCGGTGCGGCGGGACTGGTGATCCCCGCCTTTGCCCGATTCCGGATCAGCCCAGTCATCGGGTTCATCCTCGTCGGCGCGCTGGTGGGACCCTTCGGGCTCGGCACGTTGGTCGGCCAGAATCCGTGGCTCTATTATTTCACTATCTCCGATACGCATTCGATCGAGCCGTTCGCCGAATTCGGCATCATCCTGCTGCTGTTCTCGATCGGGCTCGAACTGTCGTTCAAGCGCCTATGGGCGATGCGCAAGCTCGTCTTCGGAGTCGGCGCTGCCGAGCTGGTCGGCGCAGGGCTGATCCTCGCCGCGGCGCTATACCTCACCGGCCTCAGCACCGGCGGCGCGATCGGGCTGGGCCTCGCGCTCGCGCTTTCCTCGACCGCATTGGTGATCCCGATTGCGGGGACGACCAGTGCCGTCGGGCGCGCCGCGTTCGCGATGCTGCTGTTCGAGGATCTGGCGCTGGTGCCGATAATCTTCGGTTTGGGCGCATTGGCACCTTCGGCGGGTAATGCCGGCGTGGTGGGGTTGCTCACTACGCTCGGTCTCGGCGTGCTCACCGTCGCGGCCTTGTTCCTTGGCGGAAGGCTGCTCTTGCCGCGGATGTTCGGGCAAGCGGCGCGCACCAAGAGCCCCGAATTGTTCCTCGCCGCCAGTCTGCTGGTCGTGATCGCCGCCAGCCTCGCGACCACCGCGGCGGGGCTGTCGCCGATCGTCGGTGCGCTGATCGCGGGCCTGCTGATCGCCGAGACCGAATATCATGGCGAGGTCGAGGCGATCACCGCGCCCTTCAAGGGGCTCGCGCTCGGCGTGTTCCTGATCACCGTGGGGATGCGGCTCGATCTCGGCTTCGTCCTCGCCAATTGGGCGCCACTGCTCGGCGCCACGGTGGTGGTCATGGTGGTCAAGGTGGCGGTCACTACCGGGCTGCTCAAGCTCTCGGGTGCGCGCACCGGCACCGCCACCGAGACCGGCGTCCTCATGGCGAGCCCGTCCGAGACGACACTGATCGTGCTCGGCGTCGCAGGTGCCGCGGGGCTGATCTCGGGCACGACGGCGGCATTCTGGACGACCGTGACTGCGATTGGACTCACCGCCACGCCGCTGCTCGCCAAGGCAGGCCAGCTATTCTCGCGACTGATCGAACAGCAGGAAAAGGACGAGGCCCCCGCCCAGGTCGATGCCGCCGGCCCAGGCACCATTGTGATCGGCTTCGGCCGGGTTGGCCGTACCGTCGCCGAAATGCTGCGGCGGCACAATCTGCCCTATCTCGGAGTCGATGCCGATATCGACAACGTCAACGCCGCGCGCAAGGAAGGCTATACCGTGCTGTTCGGCGACGTGACCCGAAACGAACTGGTCGACCAGCTCAAGCTCGGCCACGCCAAAGCGCTGGTGCTCACGATGGATGATCCGGTGCTCACGGTGCGACTGACCAAACGCGTCCGCGGCTGGGTGCCCGAACTGCCGATCATCGCCCGCGCCCGCGATGCCGCCCATGCCGCAGAATTATACAAAGCCGGTGCGACCGACGCCGTTCCCGAGACGCTCGAAAGCTCGCTCCAGCTTTCCGAGGCCGTGCTCGTCGATGTCGGCATCGCAGTCGGGCCGGTGATCGCTTCGATCCACGAGATGCGCGACGAGATGCGCAAGTCGATCAAGGAAGCCTCCGATCTCGATCGCGAGCTGCGGGTCCGGCTGCGACGTACACGGCAGAGTGAGGTAGGCGGATAG